The following proteins are co-located in the Longimicrobium terrae genome:
- a CDS encoding tail fiber domain-containing protein, which yields MRIRLSALAAAALLALSAAPAAAQSDILLRLRSGSPLSDRFRVDSASGFVAKGVLGIGIIPFTGAGERMMWHPYKAAFRAGSIGSAGTQWDDANVGFYSWAGGYNTIALGLGSFAMGYQSTALGSYSNALGYTANADGTGAVAIGYRTTADADYSVAIGQRASTNGHAGAIVFADGSTTDSVQASANNQFSARAAGGYRLFTNATMTAGVQLSAGGSSWAVVSDRNRKTDFATLDGEDVLTRLRRVPVTEWRYTAEEDRATRHIGPMAQDWHAAFGLTADDRTINMSDLDGVNLAAAQALEARTTNQSARIQALESRTAALAAENETLRADRAALEARIARLEALLKPVGTP from the coding sequence ATGCGCATCCGTCTATCCGCGCTGGCGGCCGCCGCCCTGCTGGCGCTTTCCGCGGCACCCGCCGCGGCACAGTCCGACATCCTTCTGCGGCTGCGGTCCGGCTCGCCCCTGAGCGACCGCTTCCGGGTGGACTCCGCCAGCGGCTTCGTGGCCAAGGGCGTGCTGGGCATCGGCATCATCCCGTTCACGGGGGCGGGTGAGCGGATGATGTGGCACCCGTACAAGGCGGCCTTCCGCGCGGGGTCCATCGGCTCCGCCGGCACCCAGTGGGACGACGCCAACGTGGGCTTCTACTCCTGGGCCGGCGGATACAACACCATCGCCCTGGGACTGGGCTCGTTCGCCATGGGGTACCAGTCCACCGCGCTGGGCAGCTACAGCAACGCGCTGGGCTATACGGCCAACGCCGACGGCACGGGCGCCGTGGCTATCGGCTACCGCACCACGGCCGACGCGGACTACTCCGTGGCCATCGGGCAGCGCGCCAGCACCAACGGCCACGCGGGCGCAATCGTGTTCGCCGACGGTTCCACCACCGACAGCGTGCAGGCGAGCGCCAACAACCAGTTCTCCGCTCGCGCGGCGGGCGGGTACCGGCTCTTCACCAACGCCACTATGACGGCCGGGGTCCAGTTGAGCGCCGGCGGCAGCTCGTGGGCCGTGGTCTCCGACCGGAACCGCAAGACGGACTTCGCCACGCTGGACGGGGAAGACGTGCTCACCCGCCTGCGCCGCGTTCCGGTGACGGAGTGGCGCTACACCGCCGAGGAAGACCGCGCGACGCGCCACATCGGCCCCATGGCGCAGGACTGGCACGCGGCGTTCGGCCTGACCGCCGATGACCGCACCATCAACATGAGCGACCTGGACGGCGTGAACCTGGCCGCGGCCCAGGCGCTGGAAGCACGGACCACGAATCAGTCCGCCCGCATCCAGGCGCTGGAGTCGCGCACGGCTGCACTGGCGGCGGAGAACGAGACGCTTCGGGCGGACCGCGCCGCGCTGGAAGCCCGCATTGCGCGGCTGGAAGCGCTGCTGAAGCCCGTGGGCACCCCCTGA
- the trhA gene encoding PAQR family membrane homeostasis protein TrhA, producing the protein MDASNNPREELANAITHGVGALAGAVGALVLVVGAALHGDIWQVVSSAVFGASLVLLYTASTLYHAARDPRTKARLQILDHCAIYLLIAGSYTPFTLIALRGGWGWSLFGVAWALAVAGVIFKLFFTGRFPRLSTGIYIGMGWMAVVAAVPMLQSLSAATLGWLVAGGVTYTAGTVFYHNRRPYAHAIWHLFVLAGSTCHFIAVATQVLPPS; encoded by the coding sequence ATGGACGCATCCAACAACCCGCGCGAAGAACTCGCGAACGCGATCACGCATGGCGTGGGCGCGCTGGCGGGGGCCGTGGGCGCGCTGGTGCTCGTGGTGGGCGCGGCGCTGCACGGCGACATCTGGCAGGTCGTGAGCAGCGCGGTGTTCGGAGCCTCGCTGGTGCTGCTGTACACCGCGTCGACGCTGTACCACGCCGCCCGCGATCCGCGCACCAAGGCGCGGCTCCAGATTCTGGACCACTGCGCCATCTACCTGCTCATCGCGGGGAGCTACACCCCCTTCACGCTGATCGCGCTGCGCGGCGGATGGGGATGGAGCCTGTTCGGGGTGGCGTGGGCGCTGGCGGTGGCGGGAGTGATCTTCAAGCTCTTCTTCACCGGGCGCTTTCCCCGGCTTTCCACCGGCATCTACATCGGGATGGGGTGGATGGCGGTGGTGGCCGCCGTGCCCATGCTGCAGAGCCTGTCCGCCGCCACGCTGGGGTGGCTGGTGGCGGGCGGAGTGACGTACACGGCGGGAACCGTGTTCTACCACAACCGGCGGCCGTACGCGCACGCTATCTGGCACCTGTTCGTGCTGGCGGGGAGCACGTGCCACTTCATCGCCGTGGCCACCCAGGTTCTGCCACCCAGTTGA
- a CDS encoding type II toxin-antitoxin system RelE/ParE family toxin, with the protein MENGPKPLIWIGRARREFEAFPAKAIEEAGFQLEWIQNGVDPADWKPMETIGRGACELRVRIWDGGTVQLRVIYVARFAEAVYILHAFEKKTKATSRHNLDVAKVRYAGMLRERGSMHNFRGGRSP; encoded by the coding sequence ATGGAGAACGGTCCCAAGCCTCTCATCTGGATCGGACGTGCGCGCCGGGAGTTCGAAGCATTTCCCGCTAAAGCGATCGAGGAAGCGGGCTTTCAGCTCGAGTGGATTCAGAACGGTGTTGATCCGGCGGATTGGAAGCCCATGGAGACCATCGGGCGGGGTGCGTGTGAACTGCGGGTTCGCATCTGGGATGGAGGAACGGTGCAGTTGCGAGTGATCTACGTGGCCCGGTTTGCGGAGGCCGTGTACATCCTCCACGCGTTTGAGAAGAAGACTAAAGCCACGTCACGTCATAACCTGGATGTCGCCAAGGTGCGCTACGCCGGAATGCTCCGCGAGCGCGGCAGCATGCATAATTTCAGGGGAGGAAGATCGCCATGA
- a CDS encoding tyrosine-type recombinase/integrase has protein sequence MARKLLSLREQAKNYHQIRFRTPGWESGRFEMSSGSTDRKVMEAYRSKLQSLYQEGRFDVLAAVKARRISLPTLKQVMDEQGVAGAVAHLKQLEREQEERSVDLAPLLTQYLEDPNRTALDTTLALYKDMIKVFLAYVDTEINGPVDGKKAKQAGQREPVTLRHLTRDWASKWVRYLEQRPSIRYPKKGRLSPKTVVHHRAALSAFASWLVEKGHLEVNPVQSSYRPKLVKEEPTYMTREQWQLFRAESELYDAEREMPRQLPETLFYRWLLATGATTFNEGCRATTRDIHINKSPTSTMVPVWLGGTKTGNRQRTVFIARSLAEELIAYAKKWNRKYNEPVFPFLPWEGQHWFGKVRDRLVKKGHAEFAEFRPYDLRHTYAVHMVQGDPERNVPGVDIVTLARLMGHGDNIQTTMIYARHVGDYAARGCAVLHDTLGLS, from the coding sequence ATGGCTCGAAAGCTCTTGTCGCTGCGGGAGCAGGCCAAGAACTACCACCAGATCCGTTTTCGCACACCGGGATGGGAGTCAGGCAGGTTTGAGATGTCGTCGGGCTCCACGGACCGAAAGGTCATGGAGGCGTACAGAAGCAAGCTCCAATCGTTGTACCAGGAGGGGAGGTTCGATGTACTCGCCGCGGTAAAGGCGCGGCGCATCTCGCTTCCCACCCTGAAGCAGGTGATGGATGAGCAGGGTGTGGCGGGTGCGGTCGCTCACCTGAAGCAGTTGGAACGGGAGCAGGAGGAGCGAAGCGTCGATCTCGCTCCGCTTCTGACGCAGTACCTGGAGGATCCGAACCGTACAGCGCTCGACACGACCCTGGCGTTGTACAAGGACATGATCAAGGTGTTTCTCGCGTATGTGGACACAGAGATCAACGGGCCGGTTGATGGAAAGAAGGCAAAGCAGGCCGGGCAGCGGGAACCGGTTACCCTGCGGCACCTGACGCGGGACTGGGCGAGCAAGTGGGTGCGCTACCTCGAGCAGCGGCCATCCATTCGGTATCCGAAGAAGGGCCGACTCAGCCCCAAAACGGTGGTGCACCACCGGGCGGCGCTATCCGCCTTCGCCTCGTGGCTGGTGGAGAAGGGGCACTTGGAGGTGAACCCGGTGCAGTCGTCGTATCGGCCCAAGCTGGTGAAGGAGGAGCCGACGTACATGACCCGAGAGCAGTGGCAGCTCTTCCGGGCGGAGAGCGAGTTGTATGATGCTGAGCGGGAGATGCCGCGGCAGCTGCCCGAAACGCTCTTCTACCGTTGGCTGCTAGCGACAGGCGCGACCACGTTCAACGAGGGCTGCAGGGCGACGACGCGGGACATCCACATCAACAAGTCGCCCACCAGCACCATGGTACCCGTATGGTTGGGCGGCACGAAAACCGGGAACCGCCAGCGCACCGTCTTCATCGCGCGTTCGCTCGCGGAGGAGCTGATCGCGTACGCCAAGAAGTGGAACCGGAAGTACAATGAGCCCGTCTTCCCGTTTCTGCCTTGGGAAGGCCAGCATTGGTTCGGGAAGGTCCGCGACCGGCTGGTGAAGAAAGGCCACGCCGAGTTCGCGGAGTTCAGGCCCTACGATCTGCGGCACACGTATGCCGTGCACATGGTGCAGGGTGACCCCGAACGTAATGTGCCGGGCGTAGACATCGTCACGCTCGCCCGGCTGATGGGCCACGGCGACAACATCCAGACGACCATGATCTACGCGCGGCACGTGGGGGACTACGCCGCCCGCGGCTGCGCCGTGCTGCACGACACGCTGGGCCTGAGTTGA
- a CDS encoding helix-turn-helix domain-containing protein: MVDERFVPPEWLGKPILRAEDLAPVLQMHVDDVYRMAKHGSIPSYKLGGRRLFRTQAIVEWLAGAQVEKAA, translated from the coding sequence ATGGTAGACGAGCGATTTGTCCCGCCGGAATGGCTGGGAAAACCGATCCTCCGGGCAGAAGACCTCGCCCCCGTGCTGCAGATGCACGTAGACGATGTTTACCGGATGGCGAAGCATGGCAGCATCCCGAGCTACAAGCTCGGCGGACGACGGCTGTTTCGGACGCAGGCGATCGTGGAATGGCTCGCGGGAGCACAGGTCGAAAAGGCCGCCTGA
- a CDS encoding radical SAM protein, translated as MSNRTALVEGLMSRFPHIPPEAVLKEDLLRTGIAFDDSALTDNLEGEVKPKSYFIFSFDQKPLAQLGNAARRRPPEELALTGGPYALRRTIVSVRVNPDSPYRVYRAAGSETLTLTMDGAPIADAALPGMPEYYRHTLSNGKTVMEIAPTIQWGYLIYLTVFRMCQYFGAKEECQYCDINHNWRQHKQEGRPYTGIKPIEEVLEALAIIDKYDTGHSSHAYTLTGGSVTSKVDGREEADFYGLYAQAIEERFPGRWIGKVVAQALPRADVQRFKDYGIKIYHPNYEVWDKRLFEIICPGKERYVGREEWHRRIFDAAEVFGARYVIPNFVAGVEMARPFGFATVNEAIASTREGLDHFMSRGVTPRFTTWCPEPATPLGRDNPEGAPLEYHIRLLETYREALEKHGLQPPPGYGPPGAGNAVFSVSSFMDTLAPNDENADELMTSAVPAAV; from the coding sequence ATGAGCAATCGCACGGCCCTCGTAGAAGGGCTGATGAGCAGGTTTCCGCACATTCCGCCCGAAGCCGTCCTCAAGGAGGACCTGCTGCGGACCGGGATTGCGTTCGACGATTCGGCGCTGACCGACAACCTCGAGGGTGAGGTCAAGCCCAAGTCGTACTTCATTTTCTCCTTTGACCAGAAGCCGCTGGCGCAGCTGGGCAACGCCGCGCGCCGCCGCCCGCCCGAGGAGCTTGCGCTCACCGGCGGGCCGTACGCGCTGCGCCGCACCATCGTGTCGGTGCGCGTGAACCCCGATTCGCCCTACCGCGTCTATCGCGCGGCGGGGTCGGAAACGCTCACGCTCACCATGGACGGCGCGCCCATCGCGGACGCGGCGCTGCCGGGCATGCCGGAGTACTACCGGCACACGCTCAGCAACGGCAAGACGGTGATGGAGATCGCGCCCACCATCCAGTGGGGCTACCTGATCTACCTGACCGTCTTCCGGATGTGCCAGTACTTCGGCGCCAAGGAGGAGTGCCAGTACTGCGACATCAACCACAACTGGCGCCAGCACAAGCAGGAAGGCCGGCCGTACACCGGCATCAAGCCCATCGAGGAAGTGCTCGAGGCGCTGGCCATCATCGACAAGTACGACACGGGGCACAGCTCGCACGCGTACACTCTCACGGGCGGCAGCGTGACCAGCAAGGTGGACGGGCGCGAGGAGGCCGACTTCTACGGCCTGTACGCGCAGGCCATCGAAGAGCGCTTTCCCGGCCGGTGGATCGGCAAGGTGGTGGCGCAGGCGCTGCCCCGCGCCGACGTGCAGCGCTTCAAGGACTACGGGATCAAGATCTACCATCCCAACTACGAAGTGTGGGACAAGCGGCTGTTCGAGATCATCTGCCCCGGCAAGGAACGCTACGTGGGCCGCGAAGAGTGGCACCGGCGCATCTTTGACGCGGCGGAGGTGTTCGGCGCGCGGTACGTGATCCCCAATTTCGTGGCGGGCGTGGAGATGGCGCGGCCCTTCGGCTTCGCGACGGTGAACGAGGCCATCGCCAGCACGCGCGAAGGGCTTGACCACTTCATGTCGCGCGGGGTGACACCGCGGTTCACCACCTGGTGCCCGGAGCCCGCCACGCCGCTGGGCCGCGACAACCCGGAAGGCGCGCCGCTGGAATACCACATCCGGCTGCTTGAAACGTATCGCGAGGCGCTGGAAAAGCACGGCCTGCAGCCGCCTCCGGGGTACGGCCCTCCGGGCGCGGGCAACGCGGTGTTCTCGGTCAGCTCCTTCATGGACACGCTGGCGCCCAACGACGAGAACGCGGACGAGCTGATGACGTCCGCCGTCCCCGCCGCGGTCTGA
- a CDS encoding lasso peptide biosynthesis B2 protein, protein MSLVGAAATGVWAALRVPLWLHGRRWTELLRPPAEPGVAVRAPRGAEGAALRMVGLLGTVPGLPWRNTCLYRSVAQCLVLRSFGVPAVVRIGVRSADGGTGIAAHAWVVHDPAAEPPAPDAMTAFPLR, encoded by the coding sequence ATGAGCCTGGTCGGCGCGGCGGCGACGGGGGTGTGGGCGGCGCTGCGTGTGCCGCTCTGGCTGCACGGCCGCCGCTGGACGGAGCTGCTGCGTCCCCCCGCCGAACCGGGCGTGGCCGTCCGCGCGCCCCGCGGGGCCGAGGGCGCCGCGCTGCGCATGGTGGGGCTGCTGGGCACCGTCCCCGGCCTGCCGTGGAGAAACACCTGCCTGTACCGCAGCGTGGCCCAGTGCCTCGTGCTGCGGTCGTTCGGGGTGCCCGCCGTGGTGCGAATCGGGGTGCGCAGCGCCGACGGCGGAACCGGAATCGCCGCCCATGCGTGGGTGGTGCACGATCCCGCCGCGGAGCCGCCCGCGCCCGACGCCATGACCGCCTTTCCGCTCCGCTGA
- a CDS encoding toll/interleukin-1 receptor domain-containing protein, with product MSDYDPQAHPERVLISYSHDSPDHEARVAALARRLRGDGVFVMLDQYAPNPAEGWPQWMRREISAATHVLVVCTETYLRRVDLHEEPGRGLGATWEGALVILATYAGQGLNEKFIPVFFSPADQQFVPDFLQGVTRYDVSTDSGHEQLYARLTGQQLVDVPPIGPRRVVGAGAAPAAAPPPIPTVSAQAAVPPAGPVAAQTNLVLIEAKDTKLFIAAERIREQGARVEFTLVPGDRADAAFLSELKSGWQPTHAWLAYGDTANEGMVEAADRSLDAAGERWTVVVGLNEQPGGYLSEMGTSGKSADDIAELRARRLLLNEKPPAEVVRWGQTDSMLEMLVQGSGRRSLTESPLPALYGQFREDVPFFLAAARLLAVLELEREQIVEHILELTLRPDANCGLRVRFRGRRRKAYSNQPAHEIAFEGVCALE from the coding sequence ATGAGCGACTACGATCCGCAGGCGCATCCCGAGCGGGTGCTCATCAGCTATAGCCATGATTCCCCAGACCATGAGGCCCGGGTCGCGGCACTCGCCCGGCGCCTCCGCGGGGATGGGGTCTTCGTCATGCTCGACCAGTATGCGCCGAACCCCGCCGAGGGCTGGCCGCAGTGGATGCGCCGGGAGATCTCTGCGGCGACTCACGTGCTGGTCGTCTGCACCGAAACGTACCTGCGACGTGTGGATCTTCACGAGGAGCCGGGCCGCGGGTTGGGCGCGACCTGGGAGGGGGCCCTCGTCATTCTGGCGACCTACGCGGGTCAGGGGCTCAACGAAAAGTTCATCCCCGTCTTCTTCTCCCCAGCCGATCAGCAGTTCGTGCCCGACTTCCTCCAGGGAGTCACCCGTTACGACGTGAGCACGGATTCGGGCCACGAGCAGCTCTACGCGCGGCTCACGGGACAGCAGCTGGTGGACGTGCCACCGATTGGCCCGCGGCGCGTGGTTGGAGCGGGAGCGGCCCCGGCTGCCGCGCCGCCGCCCATACCGACCGTCTCGGCGCAAGCGGCGGTGCCCCCTGCTGGGCCGGTGGCGGCGCAGACCAACCTGGTGCTCATTGAAGCCAAGGACACGAAGCTGTTCATCGCGGCTGAGCGTATCCGCGAGCAGGGTGCCCGCGTCGAGTTCACTCTAGTCCCAGGTGATCGGGCAGACGCGGCGTTCCTGAGCGAACTGAAGAGCGGCTGGCAACCGACACACGCGTGGCTGGCGTACGGGGACACGGCGAACGAAGGCATGGTGGAAGCGGCTGATCGCTCGCTCGATGCTGCAGGGGAGCGATGGACCGTGGTGGTAGGATTGAATGAACAGCCCGGTGGTTATCTCAGCGAGATGGGTACGTCAGGAAAATCCGCTGACGATATCGCTGAGTTGCGCGCCCGGCGCCTCCTGTTGAATGAGAAGCCGCCCGCAGAGGTCGTACGGTGGGGACAAACGGACTCGATGCTGGAGATGCTGGTTCAGGGATCAGGCCGACGCTCGCTCACCGAGTCTCCCCTTCCTGCCCTGTATGGCCAGTTCCGCGAGGACGTTCCGTTCTTCCTGGCCGCAGCGCGACTGTTGGCGGTGCTGGAACTGGAGCGTGAGCAGATCGTCGAGCACATTCTCGAACTCACGCTTCGGCCAGACGCAAACTGCGGGCTCCGGGTTCGCTTCCGCGGTCGGCGTCGGAAGGCGTACAGCAACCAGCCCGCCCACGAAATCGCGTTCGAAGGCGTGTGCGCCTTGGAATAG
- a CDS encoding PqqD family protein, with protein MTDPREYKVPEDILAAHLEGEAVLLNMETKNYYRLNETAAVVFKGLERGLGREALVDDLCAKFDVERADAAEAVEALLADLAARGLAAPAAE; from the coding sequence ATGACCGATCCGCGCGAATACAAGGTCCCCGAAGACATCCTCGCCGCCCACCTGGAGGGCGAGGCGGTGCTGCTGAACATGGAAACCAAGAACTACTACCGCCTCAACGAGACGGCGGCGGTGGTGTTCAAGGGGCTGGAGCGCGGCCTGGGCCGCGAGGCGCTGGTGGACGACCTGTGCGCCAAGTTCGACGTGGAGCGCGCGGACGCGGCCGAGGCAGTGGAGGCGCTGCTGGCGGACCTGGCCGCCCGCGGCCTCGCCGCGCCCGCCGCGGAATGA
- a CDS encoding radical SAM protein: protein MLLGFALTEHCNLRCPHCIRDDVTTVVNLSPDLVFRTTDAARELFGNVIVSMTGGEPTIHPEWDTIIAGLHARGVPYRFVTNGWHMRRLMPGLDRHPPGYVRISLSGADEPTHDSERGRGSFRRVMMAMALLTSRRIPAALSIVIDRRDRHQIRRAADLAESLGALRLHYILPQPVPGSAARDSDLPPEEWPAVRDEILALRADSTRRCDIQLDYGAPMEGEEVMCQTLSGQRVYVDAKGRLSLCCQLSEYGFNERDVVADLNELPFTEAWTRYQEGLAALARASRPRNDGDPFDAFPCMRCARSQGKMEWIRQYPASPWVGAAGPAPVRPLVTLGPRPRRTLVTAG from the coding sequence ATGCTCCTGGGCTTCGCCCTCACCGAGCACTGCAACCTTCGCTGCCCCCACTGCATCCGCGACGACGTCACCACGGTGGTGAACCTGTCGCCGGATCTGGTGTTCCGCACCACGGACGCGGCCCGCGAGCTGTTTGGCAACGTCATCGTGAGCATGACCGGCGGAGAGCCCACGATCCACCCCGAATGGGACACCATCATCGCGGGGCTGCACGCCCGCGGGGTGCCCTACCGGTTCGTCACCAACGGATGGCACATGCGCCGGCTGATGCCGGGGCTGGACCGCCATCCTCCCGGATACGTGCGCATCAGCCTGTCGGGCGCCGACGAGCCGACCCATGACTCCGAGCGGGGCCGCGGCAGCTTTCGCCGGGTAATGATGGCCATGGCGCTGCTCACCAGCCGGCGCATTCCCGCCGCGCTCAGCATCGTCATTGACCGCCGCGACCGCCACCAGATCCGCCGCGCCGCCGACCTGGCCGAGTCGCTGGGCGCGCTGCGGCTGCACTACATCCTTCCGCAGCCCGTTCCCGGCAGCGCGGCGCGCGACAGCGACCTGCCCCCGGAAGAGTGGCCGGCGGTGCGCGACGAGATCCTGGCGCTGCGCGCCGACTCCACGCGCCGCTGCGACATTCAGCTGGACTACGGCGCGCCCATGGAGGGCGAGGAAGTGATGTGCCAGACGCTCTCCGGCCAGCGCGTGTACGTGGACGCCAAGGGTCGTCTGAGCCTGTGCTGCCAGCTGAGCGAGTACGGCTTCAACGAGCGCGACGTGGTGGCGGACCTGAACGAGCTTCCGTTCACCGAAGCCTGGACGCGCTACCAGGAAGGTCTCGCCGCGCTGGCCCGCGCCAGCCGTCCCCGCAACGACGGCGATCCCTTCGACGCCTTTCCCTGCATGCGCTGCGCGCGCAGCCAGGGCAAGATGGAGTGGATCCGGCAGTACCCGGCCAGCCCGTGGGTGGGCGCCGCGGGCCCCGCGCCCGTGCGGCCGCTGGTGACGCTGGGACCCAGGCCGCGCCGCACGCTGGTCACGGCGGGCTGA
- a CDS encoding Ig-like domain-containing protein — MRITQHPLPLAAVSLMGAAVILAACSDRAQPLLRTVPDTPVRQVAAQAYLRCSADVAAGTVACREVSPGTGGGGVQAAHYIYVEGAPHALMPINDYVASSTEVAFDLRVLNLVPQAIGTDDGVTLHSRGVRVFFFSNQSVTSGTGSVSIIEPSTTGTFTRSNQAYHQFNEIIPSQDTSVAEKHFRFGITGTVTSFDFLLGVSTNMQWAAITSASSAAATVAVSDSVDLDAWRLNSLGDTMAISSITWASSDPAIATVGSTSGVVHGVSAGTANVIASQSGSRPDTVVITVN; from the coding sequence ATGCGCATCACTCAACATCCGCTCCCGCTCGCGGCCGTTTCCCTGATGGGCGCCGCCGTGATTCTGGCCGCGTGCTCGGACCGTGCACAGCCGCTGCTGCGCACCGTGCCGGACACGCCCGTGCGGCAGGTGGCGGCTCAGGCGTACCTGCGGTGCAGCGCCGACGTGGCGGCCGGCACCGTCGCCTGCCGCGAAGTGTCGCCCGGCACTGGCGGCGGAGGCGTGCAGGCGGCGCACTACATCTACGTGGAAGGCGCGCCGCACGCGCTGATGCCCATCAACGACTACGTGGCCAGCAGCACCGAAGTCGCGTTCGACCTGCGCGTCCTCAACCTCGTCCCGCAGGCGATCGGCACGGACGACGGGGTGACGCTGCACTCGCGCGGCGTGCGGGTCTTCTTCTTTTCCAACCAGTCGGTGACCAGCGGAACGGGTAGCGTTTCCATCATCGAGCCAAGCACCACCGGCACGTTCACGCGATCCAACCAGGCGTACCACCAGTTCAACGAGATCATTCCGTCGCAGGACACTTCCGTGGCGGAAAAGCACTTCCGCTTCGGCATCACCGGGACGGTGACCTCGTTCGATTTTCTGCTGGGCGTGAGCACCAACATGCAGTGGGCGGCCATCACCTCCGCCTCATCCGCCGCGGCGACGGTGGCGGTATCCGACTCGGTGGATCTGGATGCGTGGCGGCTGAACTCGCTGGGCGACACGATGGCGATCTCGTCCATCACCTGGGCCAGCAGCGATCCCGCAATCGCCACCGTGGGGAGCACGTCCGGCGTCGTGCACGGCGTGAGCGCGGGAACGGCCAACGTCATCGCCAGCCAGTCCGGCTCGCGCCCCGACACCGTCGTCATCACGGTCAACTGA
- a CDS encoding tail fiber domain-containing protein, which produces MNARLRLLPLLAAAVLSAVSAPSASAQSDILLRMRSGSPLGDRFRVDSAGGLVVIGRIGYGIIPASGPGQRLMYHPFKAAFRAGEVNVSQWDDASIGFYSWAGGLNTTASAFGTFAFGDNVTVSGTDAAGFGSASEVRGTAAFSAGASNHACGFASVAIGFTNTTGELDGGGSCSTGSGQGAVAIGYRATADADYSVAIGHRASTNGRTGAIVFADASTTDSVEASANNQFSVRAAGGYRLYSNATKTTGVSINAGGSSWNVISDRNRKMDFAALDGEDVLTRLRRVPVSEWRYIGEEDRAVRHIGPMAQDWHAAFGLNSDDRTINMSDLDGVNLAAVKALEARTTDLARQVAERDARIESLEARIARLEALVNAQAAPKP; this is translated from the coding sequence ATGAACGCCCGTCTCCGCCTTCTGCCGCTCCTGGCCGCCGCCGTTCTGTCGGCTGTATCCGCGCCCTCCGCCAGCGCCCAGTCCGACATCCTTCTGCGGATGCGGTCCGGCTCGCCGCTGGGCGACCGCTTCCGGGTGGACTCCGCGGGCGGCCTCGTCGTCATCGGCCGCATTGGATACGGCATCATCCCGGCGAGCGGTCCCGGGCAGCGGCTGATGTACCACCCGTTCAAGGCTGCCTTCCGGGCCGGGGAGGTGAACGTTTCCCAGTGGGACGATGCCAGCATCGGCTTCTACTCGTGGGCGGGCGGACTGAACACCACGGCAAGCGCGTTCGGCACCTTTGCTTTCGGCGACAACGTCACCGTGTCCGGCACGGACGCCGCGGGCTTCGGAAGCGCCAGCGAAGTGCGCGGCACCGCGGCTTTCTCGGCCGGTGCTTCCAACCACGCGTGCGGGTTCGCCTCGGTCGCCATCGGGTTCACCAACACGACCGGTGAGCTCGACGGGGGCGGCTCCTGCTCAACGGGAAGCGGGCAGGGCGCGGTGGCCATCGGTTACCGCGCGACGGCGGACGCGGACTACTCCGTAGCGATCGGGCATCGCGCCAGCACCAACGGGCGCACGGGAGCCATCGTGTTCGCGGACGCGTCCACCACCGACAGTGTGGAGGCCAGCGCCAACAACCAGTTCTCCGTCCGCGCCGCGGGCGGGTACCGGCTGTACAGCAACGCCACCAAGACGACGGGCGTCAGCATCAATGCCGGCGGCAGCTCCTGGAACGTCATCTCCGACCGCAACCGCAAGATGGACTTCGCCGCGCTGGACGGGGAGGACGTGCTCACCCGTCTGCGCCGCGTTCCGGTGTCGGAGTGGCGCTACATCGGCGAGGAAGACCGCGCCGTGCGCCACATCGGGCCCATGGCGCAGGACTGGCACGCGGCGTTCGGCCTGAACTCCGACGACCGCACCATCAACATGAGCGATCTGGACGGCGTGAACCTGGCCGCGGTGAAGGCGCTGGAAGCACGGACGACGGATCTGGCCCGGCAGGTGGCGGAGCGCGATGCGCGCATCGAGTCGCTGGAGGCGCGGATCGCCCGGCTGGAGGCGCTGGTGAACGCGCAGGCGGCCCCGAAGCCCTGA
- a CDS encoding helix-turn-helix domain-containing protein has product MIGHVTPADANIFADLGFEPIEAASLFLRSQLMRELVVIMRQRELKQQEAAALFGVSQPRVSELKRGKIDSFTIDSLVNMLAHAGMEVRVSLKKADEPRVVAPEVEEEWPEPEHALG; this is encoded by the coding sequence ATGATCGGACATGTCACGCCGGCCGACGCCAACATCTTCGCGGATCTCGGCTTTGAGCCGATTGAAGCGGCCAGTCTGTTTCTTCGCTCGCAACTGATGCGCGAACTGGTCGTCATCATGCGCCAGCGGGAGCTGAAGCAGCAGGAGGCGGCGGCGCTGTTCGGCGTTTCGCAGCCCCGCGTCAGCGAACTCAAGCGGGGAAAGATCGACAGCTTTACGATCGACTCACTCGTCAACATGCTGGCGCACGCGGGGATGGAAGTGCGGGTCTCGCTGAAAAAGGCAGATGAGCCGCGTGTGGTCGCGCCGGAGGTAGAGGAGGAGTGGCCGGAGCCCGAGCACGCGCTGGGCTGA